One genomic window of Fusarium verticillioides 7600 chromosome 2, whole genome shotgun sequence includes the following:
- a CDS encoding acetyl-CoA C-acetyltransferase, translated as MANLPPVYIVSTARTPIGSFLGSLSSQTAVQLGAVAIKGAVERAGIKPEDVDEVFFGNVLSAGVGQGPARQCALGAGLPQTVIATTVNKVCASSLKAIILGAQNIMLGTSDIVVAGGTESMSNTPHYLPNLRNGAKYGDQTLVDGVLKDGLTDSFKKDHMGISAELCVQDHELTREAQDEYAINSYKKAQAATEAGLFTEIVPVEVPGGRGKPAIKVERDDEVKNLNVDKLKAVRPAFKPDGTVTAPNAAPINDGAAAVVLVSEAKLKELNLKPVAKILGWGDAEREPERFTIAPALAIPKAIKHAGLTADQVEYYEINEAFSAVALANMKLLGLNPDQVNVYGGSVAIGHPLGCSGARIVTTLTSVLKEKKAKIGAVGICNGGGGASAMVIENLQ; from the exons ATGGCCAACCTTCCTCCTGTCTATATCGTCTCTACGGCTCGTACGCCCATCGGCTCGTTCCTCGG CTCTTTGTCGAGCCAGACCGCCGTTCAACTGGGAGCTGTCGCCATTAAGG GAGCTGTCGAGCGCGCAGGTatcaagcctgaggatgtCGACGAGGTCTTTTTTGGCAATGTCCTCTCCGCTGG CGTTGGACAGGGCCCTGCCCGTCAATGTGCTCTCGGTGCAGGCCTTCCCCAGACTGTCATCGCCACGACTGTGAACAAGGTCTGCGCTTCTTcgctcaaggccatcatccTTGGTGCTCAAAACATTATGCTCGGCACCTCCGACATTGTCGTTGCTGGTGGAACCGAGTCCATGTCCAACACTCCTCACTACCTCCCCAACCTCCGAAACGGCGCCAAGTACGGCGATCAGACTCTCGTCGACGGTGTCCTCAAGGACGGTTTGACCGACTCTTTCAAGAAGGACCACATGGGTATCTCTGCTGAGCTTTGCGTTCAGGACCATGAGCTCACCCGCGAGGCTCAGGACGAGTACGCCATCAACTCATACAAGAAGGCCCAGGCTGCCACTGAGGCCGGTCTTTTCACTGAGATCGTCCCCGTTGAGGTCCCTGGTGGCCGTGGCAAGCCCGCTATCAAGGTTGAGCGCGACGACGAGGTCAAGAACCTGAAtgtcgacaagctcaaggctgtgCGCCCTGCTTTCAAGCCCGATGGTACTGTCACTGCCCCTAACGCTGCTCCCATCAACGATGGTGCCGCCGCTGTTGTCCTCGTCTCCGAGGCtaagctcaaggagctcaaccTTAAGCCTGTTGCTAAGATCCTTGGTTGGGGTGATGCTGAGCGTGAGCCTGAGCGTTTTACCATTGCCCCTGCTCTGGCCATTCCCAAAGCCATCAAGCACGCTGGTTTGACCGCCGACCAGGTCGAGTACTACGAGATCAACGAGGCCTTCTCCGCCGTTGCGCTcgccaacatgaagctcCTTGGTCTTAACCCTGACCAGGTCAACGTCTACGGTGGTTCCGTTGCCATCGGTCACCCTCTTGGATGCTCTGGTGCCCGTATTGTCACCACCCTTACCTCCgtcctcaaggagaagaaggccaagattgGTGCCGTTGGTATCTGCAacggtggtggtggtgcttctGCTATGGTTATCGAGAACCTGCAATAA
- a CDS encoding acetyl-CoA C-acetyltransferase, which produces MLGTSDIVVAGGTESMSNTPHYLPNLRNGAKYGDQTLVDGVLKDGLTDSFKKDHMGISAELCVQDHELTREAQDEYAINSYKKAQAATEAGLFTEIVPVEVPGGRGKPAIKVERDDEVKNLNVDKLKAVRPAFKPDGTVTAPNAAPINDGAAAVVLVSEAKLKELNLKPVAKILGWGDAEREPERFTIAPALAIPKAIKHAGLTADQVEYYEINEAFSAVALANMKLLGLNPDQVNVYGGSVAIGHPLGCSGARIVTTLTSVLKEKKAKIGAVGICNGGGGASAMVIENLQ; this is translated from the coding sequence ATGCTCGGCACCTCCGACATTGTCGTTGCTGGTGGAACCGAGTCCATGTCCAACACTCCTCACTACCTCCCCAACCTCCGAAACGGCGCCAAGTACGGCGATCAGACTCTCGTCGACGGTGTCCTCAAGGACGGTTTGACCGACTCTTTCAAGAAGGACCACATGGGTATCTCTGCTGAGCTTTGCGTTCAGGACCATGAGCTCACCCGCGAGGCTCAGGACGAGTACGCCATCAACTCATACAAGAAGGCCCAGGCTGCCACTGAGGCCGGTCTTTTCACTGAGATCGTCCCCGTTGAGGTCCCTGGTGGCCGTGGCAAGCCCGCTATCAAGGTTGAGCGCGACGACGAGGTCAAGAACCTGAAtgtcgacaagctcaaggctgtgCGCCCTGCTTTCAAGCCCGATGGTACTGTCACTGCCCCTAACGCTGCTCCCATCAACGATGGTGCCGCCGCTGTTGTCCTCGTCTCCGAGGCtaagctcaaggagctcaaccTTAAGCCTGTTGCTAAGATCCTTGGTTGGGGTGATGCTGAGCGTGAGCCTGAGCGTTTTACCATTGCCCCTGCTCTGGCCATTCCCAAAGCCATCAAGCACGCTGGTTTGACCGCCGACCAGGTCGAGTACTACGAGATCAACGAGGCCTTCTCCGCCGTTGCGCTcgccaacatgaagctcCTTGGTCTTAACCCTGACCAGGTCAACGTCTACGGTGGTTCCGTTGCCATCGGTCACCCTCTTGGATGCTCTGGTGCCCGTATTGTCACCACCCTTACCTCCgtcctcaaggagaagaaggccaagattgGTGCCGTTGGTATCTGCAacggtggtggtggtgcttctGCTATGGTTATCGAGAACCTGCAATAA
- a CDS encoding elongation factor 2, which translates to MDDLYDEFGNFIGEEAESEEGSEVGVGADDYTYDDEPDEAPGVTGQELMEIDDGPSNAIILHEDKQYYPTAEQVYGADVETRVEEEDAQPLSQPIIAPIEQKKFNIEEADLPPVFFDREFMTDLMNFPEQTRNVALAGHLHHGKTAFMDMLVLETHDITDRLERRVGKNRDEQLRYTDVHILERERGLSIKAAPMSLVLPSTKGKSHLVNLIDTPGHVNFVDEVAASFRLVDGVCLVVDVVEGVQINTEQIIKHAVLEDIPLTLIINKMDRLILELKLPPKDAYFKLKHVVEEVNTIITNTAPTKAASKRISPEKGNVLFACTDMGWCFTLPSFAKMYTETFGDINVDEFAKRLWGDIYYNPKKRNFSRKPLDERSARSFVHFILEPIYKLFTHSISDSPEELRPVLASLGIELKPSQYKADAKVLLKLVCEQFFGPSTGFVDMIVKHIPTPIETAERLLERYYTGPLDSKVAASMKACDQGGPLVVHITKLFNTADAKSFHSFGRVLSGTVRPGMQVRVLGEGYSLDDEEDMAMANISEVFIGETRYNIPTDGVPAGNLVLLSGVDNSIVKSATIIPPKLEDDEDAYIFRPITHFTESVLKVAAEPINPSELPKMLDGLRRIQKSYPLIKTKVEESGEHVVLGTGELYMDCVLHDLRRLYADMDIKVSDPVTRFCETVVETSATKCYAITPNKKNKITMVAEQLEKGISSDIESGAVRIRDPIRKTAKFFEEKHGWDKLAARSIWAFGPEDTGPNILQDDTLPTEVDKKTLNAVKESIRQGFSWATREGPLCEEPIRNTKFKVTDVLLANEAIFRGGGQIIPTSRRACYSSFLMASPRLMEPVYSVSVTGPEDSYMEVYNVLSRRRGHVLSDGPVAGTPLYRVNGLLPVIDSFGFETDLRIKTQGSSMVSLVFDSWSIVPGDPLDREQIIRPLQPASAQATARDFVLKTRRRKGLSEDVSVKTFLEPEFYQSLMESGMLGEI; encoded by the exons ATGGATGATCTTTACGACGA GTTCGGTAACTTCATTGGCGAGGAGGCCGAGTCGGAGGAGGGCTCGGAGGTTGGCGTTGGTGCGGATGACTATACTTACGATGACGAGCCGGATGAGGCTCCTGGTGTGACAGGCCAGGAGCTCATGGAGATTGACG ATGGCCCATCAAATGCGATTATCCTCCACGAAGATAAACAGTACTATCCAACCGCCGAACAGGTATACGGCGCCGATGTCGAGACTCGTgtcgaagaggaggatgccCAGCCTCTATCCCAGCCCATCATCGCCCCCAtcgagcagaagaagttcAATATCGAGGAAGCCGACCTTCCACCCGTTTTCTTCGACCGCGAGTTCATGACAGACTTGATGAACTTCCCAGAACAAACGCGAAACGTAGCTTTAGCCGGACATTTGCACCATGGAAAGACTGCGTTCATGGACATGTTGGTACTCGAGACACACGACATCACAGATCGACTTGAACGAAGAGTGGGCAAGAACCGAGATGAGCAATTGAGATATACGGACGTACATATCTTGGAGAGGGAAAGGGGGCTATCTATCAAAGCTGCGCCAATGAGTTTGGTACTACCCAGTACCAAGGGCAAGTCGCACCTCGTCAATCTGATCGATACTCCTGGTCATGTTAACTTTGTCGATGAGGTGGCTGCCTCGTTCCGTTTGGTTGACGGCGTCtgtttggtggtggatgTGGTCGAGGGAGTTCAGATCAATACGgagcagatcatcaagcaCGCCGTTCTCGAGGACATCCCCCTGACGCTCATTATCAACAAAATGGACcgcctcatccttgagctgaagctgccacCCAAGGACGCATacttcaagctcaagcacgttgtcgaggaggtcAACACGATTATCACAAACACAGCTCCTACCAAGGCCGCATCCAAGAGGATAAGTCCTGAGAAGGGCAATGTCCTATTCGCCTGCACAGATATGGGCTGGTGTTTCACGTTACCGAGCTTCGCCAAGATGTATACAGAGACGTTTGGAGATATCAACGTGGACGAGTTTGCGAAGCGGTTATGGGGGGACATTTACTATAACCCCAAGAAGCGAAACTTCTCACGAAAACCTCTGGATGAGCGCTCAGCACGATCGTTCGTtcacttcatcctcgagccCATCTACAAACTCTTTACACACTCGATCAGTGACAGTCCAGAAGAGCTGCGGCCAGTGTTGGCCTCGTTGGGCATTGAGCTCAAGCCCTCACAATATAAGGCTGATGCGAAGGTGCTTCTGAAGCTGGTATGCGAGCAGTTCTTCGGTCCATCAACAGGCTTTGTGGATATGATTGTTAAGCACATACCAACTCCCATCGAGACAGCTGAGCGATTACTTGAGCGATATTACACCGGCCCGTTGGACTCGAAGGTCGCTGCCTCCATGAAGGCTTGCGACCAGGGCGGCCCGTTGGTTGTTCATAtcaccaagctcttcaacacagccGATGCCAAGAGCTTTCACTCCTTCGGTCGTGTACTGAGCGGCACAGTTCGACCAGGTATGCAGGTACGcgttcttggtgaaggctACTCCttggacgacgaggaagataTGGCTATGGCCAATATTTCAGAAGTGTTCATCGGCGAAACAAGATACAACATCCCTACCGACGGCGTGCCAGCCGGTAACCTTGTGTTACTTAGCGGCGTCGACAACTCCATTGTCAAGTCCGCTACGATCATCCCTCCCAAACtagaagatgacgaagacgcCTATATCTTCCGGCCTATCACACATTTCACAGAGTCTGTCCTTAAGGTTGCCGCCGAGCCTATCAACCCCTCCGAACTCCCcaagatgcttgatggaCTAAGGAGGATTCAAAAATCGTACCCCCTCATCAAGACTAAGGTCGAAGAATCAGGAGAGCATGTTGTTCTAGGAACCGGAGAGTTGTACATGGATTGTGTGCTGCACGACCTTCGTCGTCTGTATGCTGACATGGATATCAAGGTTTCTGACCCGGTTACGCGGTTTTGTGAGACTGTTGTCGAGACATCGGCGACAAAATGCTATGCTATCACcccaaacaagaagaacaagatcaccatGGTTGCCGAGCAGTTGGAGAAGGGGATCTCCAGCGATATTGAGAGTGGTGCTGTACGCATCCGCGATCCCATTCGCAAAACTGCCAAGTTCTTCGAAGAGAAGCATGGCTGGGATAAGCTGGCTGCTCGCAGTATTTGGGCCTTCGGTCCCGAGGATACAGGACCCAACATCCTTCAAGACGATACTCTTCCCACTGAG GTGGACAAGAAAACACTCAATGCTGTCAAAGAGTCTATTCGACAAGGATTCAGCTGGGCTACCCGCGAGGGACCCCTGTGCGAAGAAC CGATACGAAACACAAAGTTCAAGGTTACAGATGTGCTACTAGCCAACGAGGCCATCTTTCGTGGAGGCGGCCAAATCATCCCCACCTCTCGACGAGCGTGTTATTCCTCATTCCTCATGGCATCGCCCCGCCTCATGGAGCCTGTCTACTCAGTCTCTGTAACGGGCCCTGAGGACTCATACATGGAGGTCTACAATGTGCTCTCGCGGCGTCGCGGACACGTTTTGTCAGATGGTCCCGTTGCTGGTACGCCGCTGTATCGCGTCAACGGTCTGCTGCCTGTCATTGACAGTTTCGGCTTCGAAACCGACCTGCGGATCAAGACGCAGGGCAGTTCGATGGTCAGTCTTGTGTTTGATAGCTGGAGCATCGTGCCTGGTGATCCCCTTGATCGCGAGCAGATCATTCGTCCGCTCCAGCCTGCTTCTGCACAGGCAACTGCCCGCgactttgttctcaagacacGAAGACGCAAGGGCCTAAGCGAGGACGTTAGTGTCAAGACGTTCCTTGAGCCCGAGTTCTACCAAAGCCTGATGGAGAGTGGGATGCTTGGAGAGATCTAA